CTTATTACGGCAGTCTCTATACCCCGGAAGAAAATTCCCTCATTGTCGATGTTGGCGGAACGACAACTGATGTTACTCTGATTAAAAATTCCAGACCGACTATAAATGAAGACGGGAGCATCATCGGTAAATGGGAAACCCATGTTGAAGCTGTTGAAATGTTCACCGTTGGTATTGGCGGGGACAGTTATGTAAAGATAACTGATTCCGGAATTCTGAATATCGGTCCGGCAAGAGTTATTCCTTTATGCATGGCAGGGGATATTCCTGATCCTTCCAAGTGGATGGGCAAGGGAGATAACTCCCGCCTGATCCGTAAAGGTCCTGCGGCTGATGAACCCGGTGATGATAAAATTTTGCAGACTCTTTTTGCCGATGGCCCTGCGACCTATGGTGAGCTTATAACAAAGCTCGGCATACCGGATATCAGTCTGGGTTCAATGATTGAATTTCTGGTTCGCGAACAGCTTGTGGAAGAAATAGGTTTTACCCCTACAGATGCTCTGCATGTTCAGGGTAAAATAGAATTGGGGGATGCTTCCAAATCTGTTTCAGGCGCAGCAGTTCTTGGTGCTGTTTACGGTCAGGATGCTGAGACCTTCGCCGAAAATGTCCTTGAAAATGTCTATGAAAAAATTGAAAATGCAATGCTGGAACATATAGTCCGCAAAGAGATCGGCGGAAATATGGCCGGTATAATCGCCGGCAGGTCGGCAAGTCCGCTTGTGAGCTTTGAGGCCAGTCTAAATCTGCCCATTGTCGGCATTGGCGCCCCAGCTTCATATCTTTTGCCTGATGTTGCCGAACGCCTCAAAACAAAAGCCGTTTTTCCGGAGTACCACGAGGTTGGTAATGCTCTGGGAGCAGTTATGATGGCTCTTAAAGAATCCAAGTAGTAAAATTCGGAGTAAGAATATGTTTGACCGCAAGCCCAACGCATGGGAGTTTTGTCTTGAGGCAGCCAGTGAAAATATTGAAACAGAAGTTGTTCACGGCTGGATTTTTGAGGACGGAATATGGAAAACGCACGCATGGTGTGAATTTGGTGACAGGGTTATTGATCTGACCCGTTCAACCCATTCAATGCCTAAGTTTGACTATTACCTTAAATACCGGGTCAGTGATTCACGCCAGAAACGTTATTCAAGGTTGAAATTTTTTGAGCTGGTTGGAGATGAAGGACATTTCGGACCGTATGACAAAGAATTTTTCTTTGCTGAATCTTCTGAAATAGATCCGCTAGAAATAATAGAAGGCGGTAAGGAGACAAAGTAGCATGACTAAGGGGCTTTTTATTACCGGGACTGGAACTGATGTAGGAAAGACTCTGGTTACGGCCGGTCTGGTCCGCTTCTTTCAGAGAAACGGTCTTGAACCTCTGGCTGTAAAGCCGGTTCAGTCCGGTGCTTTTGTAAATGAAGCAGGCGGATATGATTCTCCTGATGGTCATGTCTACAAGACAGCCGGAGGTTCGTGGGACCCTGCTCTGCAATGCCCTTTCATGTTCAGGGGAGCATGTTCCCCGCATCTTGCCGCCAGCCTTGAGGGTCTGGAAATAAAAGCCGCTGAAATTGCAGAGAAAGTCCGTGAGGTTGAAGAAAAAGGCTTTCTGCTTGTTGAAGGAGCCGGCGGAGCGATGGTTCCTCTTAATGATAAGGAAACCATGATCGATCTCATGAAGGAACTTGGATATCCGGTTTTAATTGTCGGGTCTAATATTCTGGGGTCAATCAACCATGTTTTAATGACTGTGGAAGTCCTTAAACATGCAGGGCTTTCAATTGCCGGAATTATTACAACCGAGCCTGTGAAAGAAGAAGATGTGGCAGGAATGCACCGGGATAATATTGAAACCATAGAACGATTCAGTGATGTTCCGGTTCTGGCTTCGCTGAACTGGATTCCTGATTTTAATATAGATAATCCCGGCCTGTGGGAAGAAGTTGACCGTATTTTTGACCTTATTGATATGGATCTGCTGCAAAAAAGAACCGGTATAGTAAAAAATGACGAAATCTATTCTTGAATTCGACCGTGAGCATATCTGGCATCCCTACACCTCAGCGACCCATCCTTTAAATGCCTATCCTGTTGACCATGCTGAAGGGGTCAGAATTTTTTTAAGTGACGGACGGGAACTTATTGATGGTATGGCCTCCTGGTGGAGTGTTATTCACGGGTATAACAACCCTGTTCTGAATAAGGCCCTTGTGGACCAGACTTCTAAAATGGCTCATGTGATGTTCGGCGGTCTGACTCATGAACCGGCTGTAAAACTAGCTGAAACCCTGATAAAAATAAGTCCCGCCAATCTTGACCATGTCTTTTTTGCCGACTCTGGTTCCGTGTCGGTTGAAGTCGCTTTAAAAATGGCGATTCAATACTGGCAGGCTATCGGAAGGCCGGAAAAGAACAGACTGATGACAATTAAGGGCGGGTATCACGGTGACACTCTAGGAGCCATGTCGGTCTGTGATCCGGTAAACGGCATGCATTCCCTTTTTACTTCAGTTCTTCCTAAGCATATTTTCGCTGAAATCCCCGCATGTCGCTACGATGAACCCTTTGATGAAAATTGTTTTACAGATTTTCTTGATAAGATTGAAAGGCATGCCGATGAACTTGCGGCCGTAATTCTTGAGCCTATTGTCCAGGGGGCCGGAGGGATGAGATTTTATTCTCCCCAGTACCTGAAGATGGTCCGTGCCGCCTGTGATAAAAATAATGTTCTGCTTATCTGTGATGAAATTGCTACCGGATTCGGAAGAACCGGTGCTCTTTTTGCCAGCAATATTGCCGGAATAAGTCCTGATATTATGTGCGTTGGGAAATCGCTGACAGGTGGCTATATGACCCTTGCAGCAACCCTTGCCAGCTCAAAGGTTGCCCGTGGAATTTCTGCTGACGGCGGAGTTTTCATGCATGGTCCGACATTTATGGGTAATCCGCTTGCCTGTGCTGTTGCCAATGCTTCTTTAAAGCTGCTTCTTGAAAGCGACTGGGAAAAGCGCATTCCTGAAATTTCAGCAAGAATGGACAAAGGCTTTGCTCCATGCAGGGCTATGGAACATGTGGCTGACGTAAGGACTCTTGGGGCCATAGGCGTTGTTGAATTGAAGAAAGCAGTAGAAATGGAAAAGATACAGCGTCAGTTTGTAGAGCATGGTGTCTGGGTTCGCCCATTCGGCAGACTTGTTTACATTATGCCTCCTTACGTAATTTCCGATGCCGATCTTGATAAACTGACTTCAGCTATCTGCAAAGTTGTTGAACTTCAAAAATAAATTCTAATAAAACTGGCGGTTGCAGGATAGTTGCCTGTAAGAACCAGACTACATACCGGTAAAAATGGACAGACAAGATAAGAATAAGATGTGGGCAGCAGTCCACTCCGGCACGGCGATTGATGAACATACAGCGGTTTCAATTTTGGGAGCCGGGCATGGTGAACTTTCAGAAATTCTGCATGCGGCACATACCGTGACTTCGCGGAGTTTCGGGCGTGAGGTCAGCCTCTGCTCAATTGCCAATGTCCGCAGCGGAAACTGTAGTGAGGATTGCCGCTTCTGCGCCCAGTCCAGCTATTACGAAGTTGCTTCAGCCCAGATATATCCACTCATGAGTAATGAGGAGATGAAGGACTGTTCCCGCAAGGCATCAGCCGCTCCTATTGAGTTTTTCAGTTATGTTACCAGTGGACGGGCCTTGGGACCGAAGTCTCTTTCAAAGCTTTGTGAAACCGTGCATGAGCTTGAAAAAGAAGAATCAAAGAATCCGGGAATGGCGCACTGCGCTTCATTAGGGTGTTTAAGCTATGAAGATCTTTGCAGGCTCAAGGAATCGGGGATGGTGCGCTATCACCATAATCTTGAAACTTCGCGCAGTTATTTCCCGGAAGTCTGCACTACACACAGCTTTGATGAGCGGATAAGGACAATTCGTGATGCCAAAAAAGCCGGGCTTGAAGTCTGTAGTGGTGGCTTACTTGGACTTGGCGAGTCTCCAGCACAGCGTGTCGAGCTTGCAATGGAGCTTGCCGAACACAATGTTGATTCTATCCCGCTAAATTTTCTGATTCCCATTGCAGGTACTCCATTGGAGCACATGCAGCCGATGAAGCCGCTTGAAATTTTGCTTGCAATTGCCATGTTCAGACTGACCAATCCGCATGCGGAAGTCCGAATGGCCGCAGGCAGACCCTCGCTTAGAAATTTACAGGCTTTTATTTTCCCCGCCGGATGTAACGGGCTTATGGTCGGAGATTTTCTGACGGTTCATGGTCAGGGAATACAGGATGATATTCAGATGCTCGAAGATCTTGGACTTACCCCAAGGCAGCGTAACTGATTTGTGTAAGTAAGTTTTTATAGAAATAATTAAAAAAGCTGTTCCGGTTTTCCGAAACAGCTTTTTTAATTTTATAGATATTATTCAGCTAGATAATTCCATGCAGAGGTCCGCCGGGAGCTCCTAGAGCATCGACTTTTTTCTCTATTTCCGGGTCCGGTTCAAGCGGCGGAGCGTGATATGTTTTTAATCTGCCATCAATTATTACAGATTTTCCAGCTTCCCAGTGCTTGGCGTGAGTTGCTGCACCTACACCGTACATATCGGTAGCAGGATCAGACCTTGTAAATGTAACCCACAGGAAATTATCCCAGTTTTTAGCGGTAAACTCCGCATCATCGGCAACTACGATCATCGGAAAACCTTCGATGCCGTTTATCTCCTTAAGGAAATTACCAAGCTTTTCCAGTCCGGGGTCCTGAGTATCCCGTTTTTTATCATGCTTGTAACCGTTAATCACCATAATTCCCGGTGCAAAGACTTTAGGGTTACTGAATCCGTCAGGAAGCTTGAATCCTTCTGGAATGCTGCTTGAGAGAGTACGTTTTTTTGATCCTGCTGCGGCCCAGATCAATTTTGATCCCTGATTAAGGCTTATGCCGGAGTAATCAAGGGTATCAATTGTTGTGCGGGTTATAAAATGCAGATCACGGTTCAGGTCTACCCGTTCCAGCATATGGGTGAAAAAGTCAGGTATATTATGGCATGAGAGCCCTTCCGGGAGGTCTTCCTCAGCTGCGATGAATACATATTTTGAAAGTGAAGTCTGGGTATTGCCCAGCAGGGCAAGGGCGTTTGTAAGCAGTTCCTGCGGCTGGCGTTCGCTGGCATAAGGAACATAACGCTCACTGCCTATAGCCAGAAGCAGAGGGTGGACTCCTGCTGCATCAACAGCATGGACTTCATGAACACCTGAGAAAACAGAAGGAACAAGCTCTGAGGTCAGTTCGTGAATAAATTCTCCGAACATAGTATCTTCCTGCGGCGGTCTGCCTACAGTTGTAAAAGGCCAGACCGCATTTTCCCGGTGATATACTTTTTCTACTTTGAGAACTGGAAAATCATGTGCAAGGCTGTAGTACCCAAGGTGATCTCCGAAAGGTCCCTCCGGCTTTTCCTCACTTGAAACTGTTCCGCAGATGCAGAAGTCAGCTTCGGAAAGCAGTGGTAGTCCACCGGGATTTTTGATCATAGGAATACGGTGTCCGCCTATGGCTCCAGCGAAAAATATTTCTGCAATTCCTTCCGGCAGAGGCATAACCGCGGCCATAGTCATGGCAGGAGGTCCGCCGACAAAAATATTAACTTTGAGCTGTTCCCCTTTTTTCAGAGCCTGAGCATGGTGGTGACCTATGCCGCGGTGAATCTGATAGTGGAGTCCTACTTCCTGATCAGTGACAAAATTATTTCCGTTGAGTTGAACCCTGTACATACCGAGGTTTGAATTTCCATAACCGGGATTTTCAGGGCTTTCAGTGTAAACCTGCGGCAGAGTGACATAAGCTCCACCGTCATTCGGCCATGAAACAAGTCCCGGAAGGTCAGAAATTTTGCATTCATTTTTGATAACCGGGCCGTCGTTTAGTCTCTTAGGGATAGTGTGCCATGCCGTGCGTGGTGCGCCGAGGTAGCGCCAAGGCTTTTTAAGAGCCTCCATGGGGCTGAGTTTCAGCTTCATAAGGCGTTCAACAGTTTTAACTGTATCTCTGAAAATATAATTAAGTCTTTCTTTTGTTCCGTAAATATTAGCCGCCATCGGGAATTTACAGCCCTTGACGTTGGTAAAGAGCAGGGCAGGGCCTCCGGCATTGAAAACCCTTCTTTGAATGGCTCCGGCTTCAATGGCTGCATCTACTTCCGTGTCTATCTCAAGCAGTTCATTTTTTTTCCGCAGAGCTTCGAGGCATTGCGCCGTATTTTTATATCCCATGATATCCTCTTGATCAGTGTTTTTTTGAGAATGTATTGATTGTGGCAGAGGTTATCAAGCATTACTGCCAAAATAGGAATTCGGCTTTAAAAGAATGAGATTCTGGTGGTGGAATAGTCTGTAATCAATGGGCTATTGAAATTATGTTGGATACATAATCCTGTATTTTCATAAGCACTTCCGGTGAAGGTCTATGAAAAGTAAGCCCCAGTGTGGCCCTGCGGCTGTCTTTAGTTGTTCTTTGAACTTTGCAGGGCATGAGCTCATCCTCACTATCAGTAAAATAAGGGCAGTGAACTTTCACTTTGTCACCTATTTCAGGAATTAAGCTGCCTTCTTCAATAAGATAGCTGAGGGCGCATCCGCTGGTACTGAGATCTTCGATCATTGCCGTTGAAGTCTGATCTTTGACCGCTATAGTTGCTTCAAGATAACAGTTAACTCTTTGATGCCGCCTGAGATTATAAGTTTCAACCCGTTTCGGATAGCGCAGAAAAATAATTTTATCAGGGGAATTGATAAGTTTTACCAGCTCCGTCTTAAATCCGGAAGCCACGCCGTCAAATATATAGCGGATAGTGGCGGTGTTCCCGGAATACAGATATTCAGTCCAGAGGCTTTTGTCATTTGGATGAACCACCGGATAGCGAAGCATTATGTATTTGCCATGCAGACCACCAAGGACAACTGTTGGAGCTTTATCATTTAGTCCTGCAAGTTCAATCGAAACTTTGAGGCCCGGAGTGCTGGCCATTTTTAATTTATATGTCTGGCTAAGCATTTTGCATCCGTTTTTCTATATATGACTTGAATTTTTGTGCCCATTCCATATCGGGCTGAATTTCCAGTGCTTTTTCTATATGCTGCAACGCCATCCCGTTGTTGCCCATATCATAATGAACTCGGGACAGGTTAAAGTACAGGTTTTCGTCATCACTGTTCAACTCGATTGCCTTGGTATAAAATCGTAGTGCATGGTCGTATAACGACTGTTTTCTTAGCGAAATTGCAAAGGTATTAAACTGCTGACGCTGCTCATTCATAAACGTATCATCTTTGTTTATGAGTATTTCTAAAATATTTTCCAGTTTTTTTCTATTTCCCTTTGCCGAGAGAACTGACCCCATACCAAGATTGGCTCTTGTATTTTCTGGGTCCATTATAAGAGCTTTGGCAAATTCCTTTTCGGACTCATCAAGGGAGCCGTCTTCATAAAATTGTTCGCCTTTTGATATTTTAGCCTCAAGGGATTTTAAGGCAGGGAATGATTTCTTTTCATAATATCCGGGTTCAGGAGAGTAGCTGGTTAAAAAATCTTTTTTGGAGAGTTTTATAATAACTCCTGAGGGGATATCGTACTGATTAAGGGGTTGCAGTATAAATTCATCCACATCTGTTCGGGTGACATAATAATACGTCTGCGCTTCACCCCGCTTCATAGTGGTTCCGACACCAGTATGAGATTTGGCGCAATAAGAATATATTCCTAATACGTGATTCATAACCTTACACCGTGAGCCAGTTTTCTAAAAAAGAGAACTTAACTGTTATTCTGAATTTCGGAGTATAATATAAAAAATTATATTAATTCCTATTTAATATTTTCCTTAACGAGAAATAATTATCCCCAAAAAAAAGTGTTAGGATATTATACTTTTCACTTTTCGTATTATTAAAAATTTATTCATAATTATAACTGTCGGTTGGCATTTTGACCATAATTATATTTTTTTATAATAACTGCTCCGGTATGATGCTTGGATATGGGTAATATCGTTGCAATATATTGATTATAAACACTTTTTATAAATATTTTTATTGAATGTATTAAAGTGACATCCGTAATATTTGTTTGGTAGTGTTCTCCGGATATCAAAATGCACGGTCTGATATATAGTGGTGTTCATTTTTTATACTTTGTATTTCTGCAGGGTTATCAGTTCAACTTGATTTATTGTGTGTAATTATGACCTGCTGTTTAAAAATAAGGGGTTTAATTGTTTTGATGACAACGTACTCGGGCTTCAGAAAGTTTTTCCATATTTTTATTCTGTTTTTTATTCTCAGTTCATTCAGCGGCTGTGCCTGGATGAATCCCTTTGGTGATTCCGAAAAGGAATATAATCTGGACAACAAATATCAGATTGATGTGACCATGAAACCCGGTGAGTCACTTATCCTTGATATGCGCAACCCCGGTTCAGGTGGGTACGAGTTTTCAGGAGCCAGTTTTAATCCTGATCTTTTAAATCTGGAGTATTTTCACATCATAAAACCGGAATCAAACATGTCAGGTGATTTTGGAAGATGGCGTTTTGTATTTAAAGCAATTAAAATTGGAGATGATGTCATAACTATTAATATAAAACGTCCATTTGAAAAAATAAAAGAGTCTTATAAAATAGCTCAGATTAAAATAACCGAAGACGGTGAACCTTTTATTCTCTGGTAAGTATTGATAACAGTTTGAATTAAAAGCATAAAATTAAAATCCCGAATTTTTTTTAAAATTCGGGATTTTTTTTAAAAATAAACCTAAAGAAATATAATTTATATCCGATATAATATGTCATAAGAGACAGAAGTATAAGAAATATCCTAATTAGTCAGTGACAGGAAATAATTATAGTTATGCAAGTATCTGGATACTATAATAAAATTCATAGCCCATATAATTATAGACCGGTCGGCAGTAATGCTGATTCTTCCGGGTCTTACAGCCGTTCCTCAAAGAGTTCCGACCAGATAGATATTTCTGAAGCTGCTATGCTTATGTACGAAAATGAGAAAGCAGCTAATTCCCAATCCCAGCAGGGCGTTCAAGACGAAAACTCCTCATCAAAGGTCATAAGCACCTTGGAAACCAAAGATGGCGGTAAAATTGTCATTGAGAAAATCGCCGACAATGGCGAAGGAAGCGGACTTAAAATGTCTGTTTACGATAACAAGGGGGAATTGCAGTCTGAATCTGAGCTGGCAGATGATATGATTATCAAGCAGAATGATAAAGGTGAAGTCAGCATTGAACATTACACCCTTGGCAGTGAAACCTCCGGGGACGATATTATTCTTGCCGTAAGTGGAAATCAGGTGGACGGCGGTGCCGGAGATGACACCATCGTTGATCTTTATGCTGTTTCCGGTCTGCCTAAATCAACAAGGCACGGTTTTGATGCTGATGGAATGCCCAAAAAAGAAGAGCTGTATGATATCACTGGAGGAGACGGGGACGATCATATTATTCTCGCAGGTGATAACATTACCAGCCGTGTCAACACTGGAAGAGGCAAAGATAAGATTGATGCCTTAGGTTCCATGAGCAGTTCCTCTTTTATTGATGCCGGAATTGGAAATGATGAAATTAATTTATCCAAGGATAGTACTCTCTCGGCTGATCTTGGTGACGGTAATGACAAGATTAAATCTGTAGCAAGCGCTCTTCGTGGTAATATCGATACCGGAGAAGGTAATGATAGTGTGGAAGCCTCGTCATTTGATGGCTCCCTTGTCATGGGTGGCGGCGAGGATGAAATTAATGTTAAAGGGAGTGCTTCAGGAAAATTTGATACCGGCCGTGGTAATGATAAAATTCTGGTTGAAGGTTTACTCAGCACTGGTGAGCCTGAAAATGGCAAAACTATAGAAACTGGTTCAGGAGACGATTATATTAAAGCCGGAGTGATTAATTCCGGATACATCATGACCGGGCGTGGGGATGATGAACTTCGTGCTGATAAAATAACTGGTGGCGAAATTTTTACAGGTGCCGGAAAAGATTATGTGCAGTCCAATGAAATAACTGATGGAGAGCTTTTTACCGGTGCTGACGAAGATAATGTCATGGTTCTTGGAGAGTACTCCGGGAAGTATATGAGCACAGGTCGTGGTGACGATATAGTTCAGGCCGGAAAGTTGAGCAGTGGAAACGTTGTGACCTCATACGGTGAAGATATAGTTAAATCCTATGGTGATATTTCTGCCAAGGTTGAGACCGGTGATGAGCTCGATAAAGTTTATGCCAATGGCGAAGTTGATAAAGATAATTTCAATACCGGAGAGGGTGAAGATATTTTTGACGTAGAAGGCTTCCGCTCATCTAAGCAAGATAAGAAAAAGGAAGAAGAGGATGAGGAGGAGAGGAAGAAGAAAGTTATGAGTATGTTCAAGACCGGTCAGGATGTTTACAGAAAAAATTCTCTTGGAGCTGCAGATAGCGGTATTCGTGAATGGAGCATATATCTTTAACATATCTCCACAGCTAACTAAATTTTCTATTAAATAAGGCCGGGGGTTAATGTCACCACCGGCCTTATTTAATTTATATTATATTTGTATTATTCAAATTTCTGCTGAGTTTTTACAAGCCTGAAATCAAGCAGACTGGAACCGGGGCAGACCGCATCCATAAATTTTATGGGATTGAAATAAAGTTCACTCCAGTCAAACATAATTTTCACCGTGAGATCCCCATCGAAACTGATTGAGCGGACTGTTTTTCTAATATCAACGATTTTGGTTCCTTTTTTCGTTTTCCGCTCTACCGGGAAAGTCTCTTTCCCCAGAAAATCATGCCAGTTTTCCATCCACTTTCTGACTGTTTCATTGTCGTTGAAATAAGTCATCGTATATTCTTCAACCTGAGGTTGGGGATGTTTCCTTGAAAGGGTTAAAGTATCCGCTTTGACTATATTCAAGCCTATGGGCATCTGACTGTTGAGTCTTTTTATGAGTTCATCAGCGTCTATTGCTGTGCGCAGCATAATATTAAGCCATTCACAGCTGCTTTCAACGCCTACAGGCAGAGCCTTGCCGAATGAGATTCTAGGCATGGGATGAAAACCTTCAGAAAATGAAAGTGGAAGCTCCGCTCTGCGCATAGCTCTTTCGAGCACGGACTGGAGATCAAGCTGACTCAGGTAGGCAGTTGGCCCCATCTTTTCAAACCATAATCTGAAATGGGAACCTTTAAGTCCAAGCTCCGGTTTTTCAGCAGGGATAAATTCAGGCACATTTTCATCTGCCTGATCTCTGGTTTTGAAAACCATTCTGGGGCGGATGTCTTTTTCTTCAGCCTGTTTTTCAAGCAGCGAGTGGCGCCCTTTAAACTGACATATTCCACAGTTGCGGCATGTGTCATAGCGACAGTCGGGGGTGACTTTTTCCTCAAGGCTCCGTCTGCGTTCGGTCAGCAGAAATTTTTTGCTGACTCCGCAGGAGAGATGATCCCAGGGAAGCCTTTCATCATGACTTCTTTCTCTTTGGAATTCTTCCGCTGTAAGACCGAATTCATCCATTGCCTGTATGTAAGGTTTCAGATCAAGATGGTCTTTCCAACTGGAAAAAATGGCACCTTTTTTATAGGCGGATTCAAGAACATTACCAAGTCTGCGGTCACCTCTTGAAAATATACCTTCAAGAAAACTCATCTGTGGCTGATGGAATTTCAGCTGTAATCTTTTATTCGGTTTGAAAATGCTTCTCAGATAATCAAGACGTTCACTTATTTCATCAATTGTAATCTGCCTGTCCCACTGAAAAGGTGTGTGAGATTTTGGTACAAACGGTGATACTGCGGCAGTTATGTTCAGACGTTTTACGCTTTTGCCCGCAACATCTCTTACTTTGAGGCAGAGATCCAGAATTGCGTCTAAATCTTCAAAAGTTTCTGTGGGCAGACCTATCATAAAATAGAGCTTAACCGACTGCCAGCCATTATTGAAAAGTTTTAGAACATGGTCGAGAATTTCAGGTTCGGTAA
The nucleotide sequence above comes from Maridesulfovibrio bastinii DSM 16055. Encoded proteins:
- a CDS encoding protease inhibitor I42 family protein, with amino-acid sequence MNPFGDSEKEYNLDNKYQIDVTMKPGESLILDMRNPGSGGYEFSGASFNPDLLNLEYFHIIKPESNMSGDFGRWRFVFKAIKIGDDVITINIKRPFEKIKESYKIAQIKITEDGEPFILW
- the bioB gene encoding biotin synthase BioB, producing the protein MDRQDKNKMWAAVHSGTAIDEHTAVSILGAGHGELSEILHAAHTVTSRSFGREVSLCSIANVRSGNCSEDCRFCAQSSYYEVASAQIYPLMSNEEMKDCSRKASAAPIEFFSYVTSGRALGPKSLSKLCETVHELEKEESKNPGMAHCASLGCLSYEDLCRLKESGMVRYHHNLETSRSYFPEVCTTHSFDERIRTIRDAKKAGLEVCSGGLLGLGESPAQRVELAMELAEHNVDSIPLNFLIPIAGTPLEHMQPMKPLEILLAIAMFRLTNPHAEVRMAAGRPSLRNLQAFIFPAGCNGLMVGDFLTVHGQGIQDDIQMLEDLGLTPRQRN
- a CDS encoding hydantoinase/oxoprolinase N-terminal domain-containing protein yields the protein MYAIGIDTGGTYTDSVIVNAESGEIIASAKSPTTHYKLSVGLEKSLTAVMEKSGIDPSEVGTVSVSTTLATNAIVEDKGARVGLFMIGPVKAVRLPVVTVNYITGGHKFSGAEDDPLDVEKLVDGINAMRGYVDAYAVCAAMSFKNPAHELVAAKAISLADPGKAVFCSHEISTKAGQAERAATAVLNARLMPVMKKFLEGVSSALIRCHLGGSVVVIRGNATPMSMEDAVSRAAETFASGPASTAYYGSLYTPEENSLIVDVGGTTTDVTLIKNSRPTINEDGSIIGKWETHVEAVEMFTVGIGGDSYVKITDSGILNIGPARVIPLCMAGDIPDPSKWMGKGDNSRLIRKGPAADEPGDDKILQTLFADGPATYGELITKLGIPDISLGSMIEFLVREQLVEEIGFTPTDALHVQGKIELGDASKSVSGAAVLGAVYGQDAETFAENVLENVYEKIENAMLEHIVRKEIGGNMAGIIAGRSASPLVSFEASLNLPIVGIGAPASYLLPDVAERLKTKAVFPEYHEVGNALGAVMMALKESK
- the bioA gene encoding adenosylmethionine--8-amino-7-oxononanoate transaminase yields the protein MTKSILEFDREHIWHPYTSATHPLNAYPVDHAEGVRIFLSDGRELIDGMASWWSVIHGYNNPVLNKALVDQTSKMAHVMFGGLTHEPAVKLAETLIKISPANLDHVFFADSGSVSVEVALKMAIQYWQAIGRPEKNRLMTIKGGYHGDTLGAMSVCDPVNGMHSLFTSVLPKHIFAEIPACRYDEPFDENCFTDFLDKIERHADELAAVILEPIVQGAGGMRFYSPQYLKMVRAACDKNNVLLICDEIATGFGRTGALFASNIAGISPDIMCVGKSLTGGYMTLAATLASSKVARGISADGGVFMHGPTFMGNPLACAVANASLKLLLESDWEKRIPEISARMDKGFAPCRAMEHVADVRTLGAIGVVELKKAVEMEKIQRQFVEHGVWVRPFGRLVYIMPPYVISDADLDKLTSAICKVVELQK
- a CDS encoding tetratricopeptide repeat protein; its protein translation is MNHVLGIYSYCAKSHTGVGTTMKRGEAQTYYYVTRTDVDEFILQPLNQYDIPSGVIIKLSKKDFLTSYSPEPGYYEKKSFPALKSLEAKISKGEQFYEDGSLDESEKEFAKALIMDPENTRANLGMGSVLSAKGNRKKLENILEILINKDDTFMNEQRQQFNTFAISLRKQSLYDHALRFYTKAIELNSDDENLYFNLSRVHYDMGNNGMALQHIEKALEIQPDMEWAQKFKSYIEKRMQNA
- a CDS encoding UbiD family decarboxylase, whose protein sequence is MGYKNTAQCLEALRKKNELLEIDTEVDAAIEAGAIQRRVFNAGGPALLFTNVKGCKFPMAANIYGTKERLNYIFRDTVKTVERLMKLKLSPMEALKKPWRYLGAPRTAWHTIPKRLNDGPVIKNECKISDLPGLVSWPNDGGAYVTLPQVYTESPENPGYGNSNLGMYRVQLNGNNFVTDQEVGLHYQIHRGIGHHHAQALKKGEQLKVNIFVGGPPAMTMAAVMPLPEGIAEIFFAGAIGGHRIPMIKNPGGLPLLSEADFCICGTVSSEEKPEGPFGDHLGYYSLAHDFPVLKVEKVYHRENAVWPFTTVGRPPQEDTMFGEFIHELTSELVPSVFSGVHEVHAVDAAGVHPLLLAIGSERYVPYASERQPQELLTNALALLGNTQTSLSKYVFIAAEEDLPEGLSCHNIPDFFTHMLERVDLNRDLHFITRTTIDTLDYSGISLNQGSKLIWAAAGSKKRTLSSSIPEGFKLPDGFSNPKVFAPGIMVINGYKHDKKRDTQDPGLEKLGNFLKEINGIEGFPMIVVADDAEFTAKNWDNFLWVTFTRSDPATDMYGVGAATHAKHWEAGKSVIIDGRLKTYHAPPLEPDPEIEKKVDALGAPGGPLHGII
- the bioD gene encoding dethiobiotin synthase, producing the protein MTKGLFITGTGTDVGKTLVTAGLVRFFQRNGLEPLAVKPVQSGAFVNEAGGYDSPDGHVYKTAGGSWDPALQCPFMFRGACSPHLAASLEGLEIKAAEIAEKVREVEEKGFLLVEGAGGAMVPLNDKETMIDLMKELGYPVLIVGSNILGSINHVLMTVEVLKHAGLSIAGIITTEPVKEEDVAGMHRDNIETIERFSDVPVLASLNWIPDFNIDNPGLWEEVDRIFDLIDMDLLQKRTGIVKNDEIYS
- a CDS encoding PilZ domain-containing protein is translated as MLSQTYKLKMASTPGLKVSIELAGLNDKAPTVVLGGLHGKYIMLRYPVVHPNDKSLWTEYLYSGNTATIRYIFDGVASGFKTELVKLINSPDKIIFLRYPKRVETYNLRRHQRVNCYLEATIAVKDQTSTAMIEDLSTSGCALSYLIEEGSLIPEIGDKVKVHCPYFTDSEDELMPCKVQRTTKDSRRATLGLTFHRPSPEVLMKIQDYVSNIISIAH